One genomic segment of Mytilus trossulus isolate FHL-02 chromosome 4, PNRI_Mtr1.1.1.hap1, whole genome shotgun sequence includes these proteins:
- the LOC134716209 gene encoding uncharacterized protein LOC134716209 produces MATTPRQQMTQHCVDNMSKIDTQKVKALNQLKTFCSELRQQIDRMENSVKEEIDLAAIRYKSKLQEQIQHLKQQESSTDETVKKEADNTKSMKQLSIELSLDRSILNMIKGSGKVLFNESDTSIVQVKEETKHFKSIEMGSSIFHAVGKFQFQRQNTNVNMPINGTLLPNSNIIFAVPFPPTGQLLVYTPTGEQIEVVHLSSFPHSVIAIQPSLVCVSIQYMKYVEFRNVESLEIIRTVELPEAVSGLGRIGEHLVLACENTGILIVNTAGQTIKTIKASIKTGYIDSIEENIFYVDTKLGNLFCFNSETGDKCFEVDFKFENSNGIAVLRDKTILVSMFRMGKNNISRISADGAKQVKQNEFSSLSWPCAVIYNSSISKLFVVHSNNQVSIYEEK; encoded by the coding sequence ATGGCAACAACACCAAGACAACAAATGACACAACACTGTGTTGATAATATGTCAAAGATTGATACACAGAAGGTTAAAGCGCTCAATCAGTTAAAAACCTTCTGCAGTGAATTGCGTCAACAGATCGACAGAATGGAAAACTCTGTCAAAGAGGAAATAGACTTGGCAGCGAtcagatataaatcaaaactacAAGAGCAAATACAACATCTCAAACAACAAGAATCCAGCACTGATGAAACTGTCAAAAAGGAAGCTGACAACACCAAATCTATGAAACAACTTTCTATAGAGCTCTCCCTTGATAGATCGATTCTAAATATGATCAAAGGTTCAGGGAAAGTTCTATTCAATGAATCGGACACATCAATTGTTCAGGTTAAAGAAGAgacaaaacatttcaaaagtatTGAAATGGGTAGTAGCATATTTCATGCAGTTGGGAAATTCCAGTTCCAAAGGCAAAACACCAATGTAAATATGCCAATAAATGGAACACTTTTGCCAAATAGTAATATCATATTTGCTGTTCCATTTCCTCCAACTGGACAGTTACTGGTATACACTCCGACAGGGGAACAAATTGAAGTAGTTCATCTAAGCTCGTTTCCTCACTCAGTAATTGCCATCCAACCATCTTTAGTGTGCGTTTCAATTCAATACATGAAATATGTAGAATTTCGAAACGTTGAATCTCTAGAAATTATTCGCACGGTAGAATTACCAGAAGCTGTATCAGGTCTCGGTCGTATTGGTGAACACTTAGTTCTCGCTTGTGAAAATACAGGAATACTGATTGTCAATACAGCTGGCCAGACAATAAAAACGATTAAGGCGTCTATCAAAACAGGGTACATCGATAGTattgaagaaaacattttttatgttgataCAAAACtaggtaatttattttgtttcaacaGTGAAACTGGTGATAAATGTTTTGAGGTAGATTTCAAATTCGAAAATTCAAATGGAATCGCAGTTTTACGGGATAAAACTATTTTGGTTTCTATGTTCAGAATgggtaaaaataatatttctcgAATCTCAGCGGACGGTGCTAAACAGGTAAAACAGAACGAGTTCTCTTCATTGAGCTGGCCATGTGCAGTGATATACAACAGTTCAATAAGTAAATTATTTGTAGTTCATAGCAATAATCAAGTGTCGatttatgaagaaaaataa